Genomic segment of Desulfobacterales bacterium:
GATGGTGGTGAGCCGCCATGGCAAGTTTTTCGATACCATGGTCCGTATGGATCACCCGCATGTTGGGATTGGCAGCAGCGATTTTACTCAGCCAGGCGTTTTCAAACGGGACGCCGATGGCAAAGTAGATTTTTGTCTTTGAAAGATCGGCCATCTGTTGGGGTTTGGGCTCATAGGTGGCCGGGCTGGCCCCGGGCTGGACCATGGCCTGTACCTCTACTAATTCTTTGCCAATTTGTTGCACGAAGTATTTTTGAGGTACGATGCTGACAAATACAGGGAGCTTGTCCGCTGCGGCACTGATGCCTGGTAATATTAATAATACACTAAAAATTATAAAAATCTGCTTAAACATAAAGCGCATCCCCTCCTCCTTTCCTAAAAAATGTTCCGTTACGATGACGCCATGCAAAATACTAATAAAACACAATTTTTACGTATATATATTTTTTAGTATGTAATATACCGGAAATATTATTAATAAATTGACGTAACAGTTTAGGATTATAATTTATACCAACGCAAATATATTGCATGTTTTTGTAGGATGCAATACATATGTGGAAAATGAGGTGACAAAATGAAAACCACGTCCTGCGATCCGGGCTCGAATCGAAATATTAAATCCAAATAAGATGCTGTAATTGCCTGATAGTTATTTGAAATACTGAGAAATTTTTGGTAACTTTGAGTATGATTGTGTTTTTATTTATTCTGGGCTTGGTTAACAACATTGGATGCTACTGATTTGGGTGGATGTGTGTGTATGACGGATCGGAGAGGGCAGTACAATAATAAATTCGTATTTATTGTGTTTATCTGTGTTTTCTTTATCGTCAATTTGCCATCTTTATCAGCCGCCTTCACCGAAACCGAGCGCTATAACTTTCAGCGTTCCATATTCGATTTCCGTTCGCGATTAAATCCCAAATACAAAAAAGTCCATCGTAAACAGACAAAATACATTATTGTTCACACCTCAGAGTTAGGTCTTAAACTAACGCTTAGGGTTGTTTCCAAAGG
This window contains:
- a CDS encoding zinc ABC transporter substrate-binding protein, with translation MFKQIFIIFSVLLILPGISAAADKLPVFVSIVPQKYFVQQIGKELVEVQAMVQPGASPATYEPKPQQMADLSKTKIYFAIGVPFENAWLSKIAAANPNMRVIHTDHGIEKLAMAAHHH